The following are encoded in a window of Miltoncostaea marina genomic DNA:
- a CDS encoding HD-GYP domain-containing protein: protein MRIIATSRLQPGMRLARPVYSVSSGARMPLLRPDAVVTERVRAGLARAGVFAVYIDDHLSEGIAPTEPISPELRDHAVRELSSVFSSVTTDGTSTRVAGEQVERLGGLVKSVLGELRESRHMVSALMDLQAFDAYTLGHSLNVCVLGLMLGDAMMRQMGWEDGRGVRRFDHLDDRLEKLGVGLLLHDIGKLVVPAHILQKPGRLTEDEMSLVRNHPQAGLDMIERGALSALSRVVIIGHHERMDGRGYPNGRGADLHPHAQLAGMADVYDAVSSMRVYHARRPTHEAWELVLSLAGSAFPIELVEIFKRTIAPYPEGVAVRLSDGRRGIVARTSREHITRPRIRVTHDADGAAVAPHDIELYEELHVTIADTLQDLEGADDPTPPPAERTPDELHEQRMAAVV, encoded by the coding sequence GTGAGGATCATCGCCACCTCCCGCCTGCAGCCCGGCATGCGCCTCGCCCGGCCCGTCTACTCGGTCTCCTCGGGCGCCCGCATGCCGCTGCTGCGGCCCGACGCGGTGGTCACCGAGCGGGTGCGCGCCGGCCTGGCGCGGGCGGGCGTCTTCGCCGTCTACATCGACGACCACCTGTCGGAGGGCATCGCCCCCACCGAGCCGATCTCGCCGGAGCTGCGCGACCACGCGGTGCGCGAGCTGTCGTCGGTGTTCTCGTCGGTGACCACCGACGGCACCTCCACGCGGGTGGCCGGCGAGCAGGTGGAGCGGCTCGGCGGGCTGGTCAAGTCGGTGCTGGGGGAGCTGCGCGAGAGCCGCCACATGGTCTCCGCGCTGATGGACCTGCAGGCCTTCGACGCCTACACCCTCGGCCACTCGCTCAACGTGTGCGTGCTCGGGCTGATGCTGGGCGACGCGATGATGCGCCAGATGGGCTGGGAGGACGGGCGCGGGGTGCGACGCTTCGACCACCTCGACGACCGCCTCGAGAAGCTCGGCGTGGGCCTGCTGCTGCACGACATCGGCAAGCTGGTGGTGCCGGCGCACATCCTGCAGAAGCCCGGCCGGCTGACCGAGGACGAGATGTCCCTGGTGCGCAACCACCCCCAGGCGGGCCTCGACATGATCGAGCGCGGGGCGCTCTCGGCGCTGTCGCGAGTGGTGATCATCGGCCACCACGAGCGCATGGACGGCAGGGGCTACCCCAACGGCCGCGGCGCCGACCTGCACCCCCACGCCCAGCTCGCGGGGATGGCGGACGTCTACGACGCGGTCTCGTCGATGCGCGTGTACCACGCGCGGCGGCCCACCCACGAGGCCTGGGAGCTGGTGCTGAGCCTGGCGGGCAGCGCGTTCCCGATCGAGCTGGTCGAGATCTTCAAGCGCACCATCGCCCCCTATCCCGAGGGCGTCGCCGTGCGGCTCAGCGACGGCCGCCGCGGCATCGTGGCGCGCACGTCGCGCGAGCACATCACGCGGCCGCGCATCCGGGTGACCCACGACGCGGACGGCGCGGCGGTGGCCCCGCACGACATCGAGCTCTACGAGGAGCTCCACGTGACGATCGCCGACACGCTGCAGGACCTGGAGGGCGCCGACGACCCGACGCCGCCGCCCGCCGAGCGCACCCCCGACGAGCTGCACGAGCAGCGGATGGCCGCCGTCGTCTGA
- the dinB gene encoding DNA polymerase IV, translating into MIAHLDIDAFFAAVEMHRRPELRGRPVVVGGDPHGRGVVATANYAARRFGIRSAMSAAEALRRCPHVVFVRPDIAHYREWSGRVWDLVRELSPAVEVLGLDEGYLELPDAGAAEAADAVRRAVAERVRLSCSLGVATCKVVAKVASDRDKPGGVTVVAPGEEAAFLAPLPVRALPGVGPRTEERLGAAGVATVGELAALDEAATAALLPGRHGEELRRRARGVDPRPVEPVPAERVSISSERTFPRDVREPAEMEGIVAELADRVAESLVRRERAARTVTLKLRYADFSTVTRGQTVRAATDDPSVIRTAARALLARALAERAGPLRLMGVGVSGLSAERQLTLF; encoded by the coding sequence GTGATCGCGCACCTCGACATCGACGCGTTCTTCGCGGCCGTGGAGATGCACCGGCGGCCCGAGCTGCGCGGGCGGCCGGTGGTGGTGGGCGGCGACCCGCACGGGCGCGGGGTGGTCGCGACGGCCAACTACGCGGCGCGCCGGTTCGGCATCCGCTCGGCGATGAGCGCAGCCGAGGCGCTGCGCCGCTGCCCGCACGTGGTGTTCGTGCGCCCCGACATCGCCCACTACCGCGAGTGGTCCGGGCGGGTCTGGGACCTCGTGCGCGAGCTGTCGCCCGCGGTGGAGGTGCTGGGGCTCGACGAGGGCTACCTCGAGCTGCCCGACGCGGGGGCGGCCGAGGCGGCCGACGCCGTGCGGCGGGCGGTGGCCGAGCGCGTGCGCCTGTCGTGCTCGCTCGGCGTGGCGACGTGCAAGGTGGTCGCGAAGGTCGCCTCCGACCGCGACAAGCCGGGCGGGGTGACGGTGGTGGCGCCCGGCGAGGAGGCCGCCTTCCTGGCCCCGCTGCCGGTGCGGGCGCTGCCCGGCGTGGGCCCGCGCACCGAGGAGCGGCTGGGCGCCGCGGGCGTCGCGACGGTGGGCGAGCTGGCGGCGCTCGACGAGGCCGCGACGGCGGCGCTGCTGCCCGGCCGCCACGGCGAGGAGCTCCGCCGGCGGGCGCGCGGCGTCGACCCGCGGCCGGTCGAGCCGGTGCCCGCCGAGCGGGTGTCGATCTCGTCCGAGCGCACCTTCCCCCGCGACGTCCGCGAGCCGGCCGAGATGGAGGGCATCGTGGCCGAGCTCGCCGACCGGGTGGCCGAGTCGCTGGTGCGCCGCGAGCGCGCCGCCCGCACGGTGACGCTCAAGCTGCGCTACGCCGACTTCAGCACGGTCACCCGCGGCCAGACCGTGCGCGCGGCCACCGACGACCCGTCGGTCATCCGCACGGCCGCGCGGGCCCTGCTCGCCCGCGCGCTGGCCGAGCGCGCCGGGCCGCTGCGCCTGATGGGCGTCGGCGTCTCGGGGCTCAGCGCGGAGCGCCAGCTGACGTTGTTCTGA
- a CDS encoding thioredoxin family protein — MELTLRIVLAVVLLAAAAAKLRDPRALTAAVADHGVPRPLRGAAAAALVAVEAALGALLLVEPAARAAGAGTAALGLVFAGSLGLMRARGRRRAPCGCFGGTRERPVALLAVRALLLAALGAVVASGVADRPAPSGGVLTAVALAALALAVVALAVLVLALYRQVGVLEARLGPRPALELEHEGPPLGGPAPAFDALRGRGAELVAFSSPGCRLCADLRPALEAVEREGIEVVRVDEHASPGVFADFRVPGTPYVVFAIDGVVVAKGLVNTLEQIEELISLGEERIGAVA, encoded by the coding sequence GTGGAACTGACGCTCCGCATCGTGCTCGCCGTCGTGCTGCTCGCCGCCGCGGCGGCGAAGCTCCGCGACCCCCGGGCGCTGACCGCGGCCGTCGCGGACCACGGCGTCCCGCGGCCGCTGCGCGGTGCCGCGGCGGCCGCGCTGGTGGCCGTCGAGGCCGCGCTCGGCGCGCTGCTGCTGGTGGAGCCGGCCGCCCGCGCCGCCGGCGCCGGCACCGCCGCCCTGGGGCTGGTGTTCGCCGGCTCGCTGGGGCTCATGCGCGCCCGCGGGCGGCGCCGGGCGCCCTGCGGCTGCTTCGGCGGCACGCGCGAGCGGCCCGTGGCGCTGCTCGCCGTCCGCGCCCTGCTGCTGGCGGCGCTCGGCGCCGTGGTCGCCTCGGGCGTCGCCGACCGGCCCGCGCCCTCGGGCGGGGTGCTGACCGCCGTCGCCCTCGCCGCCCTGGCGCTGGCCGTGGTGGCGCTGGCCGTGCTCGTGCTGGCGCTCTACCGCCAGGTGGGCGTGCTGGAGGCCCGGCTCGGGCCCCGGCCGGCGCTCGAGCTGGAGCACGAGGGCCCGCCGCTCGGCGGCCCGGCGCCGGCCTTCGACGCCCTGCGCGGCCGCGGCGCCGAGCTGGTGGCCTTCTCCTCGCCGGGCTGCCGCCTGTGCGCCGACCTGCGCCCGGCCCTCGAGGCCGTCGAGCGCGAGGGCATCGAGGTCGTGCGGGTCGACGAGCACGCGTCGCCCGGCGTCTTCGCCGACTTCCGGGTGCCCGGCACGCCGTACGTGGTCTTCGCCATCGACGGCGTCGTGGTGGCCAAGGGCCTGGTCAACACGCTGGAGCAGATCGAGGAGCTGATCTCGCTGGGGGAGGAGCGCATCGGTGCGGTCGCCTGA
- a CDS encoding DsbA family oxidoreductase translates to MTDDDPIRVAIWSDVACPFCNVARERAEWLRGRGVEVEWLPFDLHPEYPPEGLPREELMRRFPAGLHDTVRRMNEEAGLRYNPHPERVPNTRRALELIEYARTQGAHDRLHERVMEAYWGEARDITDWDELAPLAAEAGLDPDEARELVEGGHFRAAVDASTGTAQRHGITAVPAFVFDGRLLVSGAQPHEVLEKALERVAAMRADDAEG, encoded by the coding sequence GTGACCGACGACGACCCCATCCGCGTGGCGATCTGGAGCGACGTGGCGTGCCCCTTCTGCAACGTCGCGCGCGAGCGCGCCGAGTGGCTGCGCGGCCGGGGCGTCGAGGTGGAGTGGCTGCCCTTCGACCTGCACCCCGAGTACCCGCCGGAGGGCCTGCCGCGGGAGGAGCTGATGCGCCGCTTCCCCGCCGGCCTGCACGACACCGTGCGGCGGATGAACGAGGAGGCGGGGCTCCGCTACAACCCGCACCCCGAGCGGGTGCCGAACACCCGCCGGGCCCTCGAGCTGATCGAGTACGCGCGCACCCAGGGCGCCCACGACCGCCTGCACGAGCGGGTGATGGAGGCCTACTGGGGCGAGGCGCGCGACATCACCGACTGGGACGAGCTGGCGCCGCTGGCGGCCGAGGCCGGGCTCGACCCCGACGAGGCGCGCGAGCTGGTGGAGGGCGGCCACTTCCGGGCGGCCGTCGACGCCTCGACGGGCACCGCCCAGCGGCACGGCATCACCGCGGTGCCGGCGTTCGTGTTCGACGGGCGCCTGCTGGTCAGCGGCGCGCAGCCGCACGAGGTCCTCGAGAAGGCGCTGGAGCGGGTGGCCGCCATGCGGGCGGACGACGCCGAGGGCTGA
- a CDS encoding DegV family protein, with product MDPGRPLDAGRTALVVDSSCDVPPERRPANWRVVPIPVIFGDRAFADGVDIDAAAFYERLARAGRLPTTAQPSPGVLEDVMRRALEDHDSAVVLPLSGRMSGTVERARAAAEAVDPARTLVLESGSVTVALGLIALRLQALLERGCTAGEAAAHVAALSAAHRAVFTLETLEFLLRGGRIGRAQAVAGSLLRVRPILQILDGEVAPHSRVRGAHRVLPAIERFVAENSRDDRPLRVAYGHSRRPEVVPELEALVAGVRPLAVTELVAEVGPTVGTHAGPGAYVVAFVHDPPAPHGGGDPS from the coding sequence ATGGACCCCGGCCGCCCGCTCGACGCGGGCCGCACCGCGCTGGTGGTCGACTCCTCGTGCGACGTGCCGCCGGAGCGCCGGCCGGCCAACTGGCGCGTGGTGCCGATCCCGGTGATCTTCGGCGACCGGGCGTTCGCCGACGGCGTCGACATCGACGCCGCCGCCTTCTACGAGCGCCTCGCCCGCGCCGGGCGCCTGCCGACCACGGCCCAGCCCTCGCCCGGGGTGCTCGAGGACGTCATGCGCCGGGCCCTGGAGGACCACGACAGCGCCGTGGTGCTGCCGCTGTCGGGGCGCATGTCGGGCACGGTCGAGCGCGCCCGGGCCGCCGCCGAGGCGGTCGACCCGGCGCGCACCCTCGTGCTCGAGAGCGGGTCGGTGACGGTGGCGCTCGGGCTGATCGCCCTGCGGCTGCAGGCGCTGCTGGAGCGCGGCTGCACGGCGGGCGAGGCGGCGGCGCACGTCGCCGCGCTGTCGGCCGCCCACCGGGCGGTCTTCACCCTCGAGACGCTCGAGTTCCTGCTGCGCGGCGGGCGCATCGGGCGCGCCCAGGCGGTGGCCGGGTCGCTGCTGCGGGTGCGCCCGATCCTGCAGATCCTCGACGGCGAGGTGGCGCCGCACTCGCGGGTGCGGGGCGCCCACCGGGTGCTGCCGGCGATCGAGCGGTTCGTGGCCGAGAACTCGCGCGACGACCGGCCGCTGCGCGTCGCCTACGGCCACTCGCGCCGGCCGGAGGTCGTGCCGGAGCTGGAGGCGCTCGTCGCGGGCGTGCGCCCGCTGGCGGTCACGGAGCTCGTCGCCGAGGTGGGGCCGACGGTCGGCACCCACGCCGGGCCGGGCGCCTACGTGGTGGCGTTCGTCCACGATCCGCCCGCGCCCCATGGCGGTGGCGATCCCTCCTGA
- a CDS encoding single-stranded DNA-binding protein translates to MPADLNRVTLVGRLTRDPELRHTAGGDPICSIRLAVSSRARDETGNWGDRSNYFDVTVFGRQAETASTYLAKGRRIGVDGRLSWREWQAQDGSKRQSVEVIANDVFFLDSRGEGGGGEGAGWSRPARPADDLAPAGVGAPAGGAGTDGDGEGEIPF, encoded by the coding sequence ATGCCGGCCGACCTCAACCGCGTCACCCTGGTGGGGCGCCTGACCCGCGACCCCGAGCTGCGCCACACCGCGGGCGGCGACCCGATCTGCTCGATCCGCCTGGCGGTCTCCAGCCGCGCCCGCGACGAGACGGGCAACTGGGGCGACCGCAGCAACTACTTCGACGTGACCGTCTTCGGCCGCCAGGCCGAGACGGCCTCAACCTACCTCGCCAAGGGCCGGCGCATCGGCGTCGACGGGCGCCTGTCCTGGCGCGAGTGGCAGGCCCAGGACGGCTCGAAGCGCCAGTCGGTCGAGGTCATCGCCAACGACGTCTTCTTCCTCGACAGCCGCGGCGAGGGCGGCGGGGGCGAGGGCGCCGGCTGGTCGCGGCCCGCCCGGCCCGCGGACGACCTGGCGCCGGCCGGCGTGGGGGCGCCGGCGGGCGGCGCGGGGACGGACGGCGACGGCGAGGGGGAGATCCCGTTCTGA
- a CDS encoding DAK2 domain-containing protein, producing the protein MTGTAALPDERVTRCIAAARAALAARAGELDDLNVFPVADGDTGTNMLMTAAAVEEAARATAGMPSAERWDAIARAALMGARGNSGMILSQLVRGAAEAMAAATGPPGGAAVAEALRAASDAAYGAVRAPVEGTMLTVARAAAEAAADASGGGPLGALEAALAGARDAVAATTGMLPALREAGVVDAGGLGVAILLEGLAAALAGREPPAAPPAAAPRAPATDHPPSRFRYCTTFLVEGEAIDLPALEAALLPLGDSLLVMGDARRAKVHVHTDAPERAAAAAAAWGAVDGVRWDDMRRQEAERAARIARRAHPAARCAALAVAGGDGLRALTEGLGATPLAPAGDPAPIAAAIGALDGLEVVVLACGADAADAREAAEGHPGVEVVAVSGPPAMLSALVELDPAASAAEAAERMRAAAGAVAVAAVDGDDPGALREALARALAPLVAPGGDALVTVLVGAAPAVDPAVVEGWVRAAAGAGVEVEAHAGGQAAPALWVGVE; encoded by the coding sequence ATGACGGGCACGGCCGCGCTCCCGGACGAGCGAGTCACGCGCTGCATCGCCGCCGCCCGCGCCGCGCTCGCGGCGAGGGCCGGCGAGCTGGACGACCTCAACGTCTTCCCGGTCGCCGACGGCGACACCGGCACCAACATGCTGATGACGGCCGCGGCCGTCGAGGAGGCCGCGCGCGCCACGGCGGGAATGCCGTCGGCCGAGCGCTGGGACGCGATCGCCCGGGCGGCCCTCATGGGCGCGCGCGGCAACAGCGGCATGATCCTCTCCCAGCTCGTGCGCGGCGCCGCCGAGGCGATGGCCGCCGCGACGGGGCCGCCCGGCGGGGCGGCCGTGGCGGAGGCGCTGCGCGCCGCGAGCGATGCGGCCTACGGCGCGGTGCGCGCCCCGGTGGAGGGCACGATGCTGACGGTCGCGCGCGCCGCCGCCGAGGCGGCCGCCGACGCCTCCGGAGGCGGGCCGCTCGGGGCGCTCGAGGCCGCCCTGGCCGGCGCGCGCGACGCGGTCGCGGCCACCACCGGCATGCTCCCGGCCCTGCGCGAGGCGGGCGTGGTCGACGCGGGCGGCCTCGGCGTGGCGATCCTGCTCGAGGGCCTCGCCGCCGCGCTCGCCGGGCGCGAGCCGCCGGCCGCGCCGCCGGCGGCCGCTCCGCGCGCCCCGGCGACCGACCACCCGCCCTCGCGCTTCCGCTACTGCACCACCTTCCTCGTGGAGGGCGAGGCGATCGACCTGCCCGCCCTCGAGGCCGCCCTGCTGCCGCTCGGCGACAGCCTGCTGGTGATGGGCGACGCCCGCCGGGCGAAGGTGCACGTGCACACCGACGCGCCCGAGCGCGCGGCGGCCGCCGCGGCCGCCTGGGGGGCGGTCGACGGCGTGCGCTGGGACGACATGCGCCGCCAGGAGGCCGAGCGGGCGGCGCGCATCGCCCGCCGCGCCCACCCGGCGGCGCGCTGCGCGGCGCTGGCGGTGGCGGGCGGCGACGGCCTGCGGGCCCTGACCGAGGGCCTCGGCGCCACCCCGCTCGCGCCGGCAGGCGACCCCGCCCCGATCGCCGCGGCCATCGGCGCGCTGGACGGGCTGGAGGTGGTCGTGCTCGCGTGCGGGGCCGACGCCGCCGACGCCCGCGAGGCCGCCGAGGGGCACCCGGGCGTCGAGGTGGTGGCGGTCAGCGGGCCGCCCGCGATGCTGAGCGCCCTGGTCGAGCTCGACCCGGCGGCGTCGGCCGCGGAGGCGGCCGAGCGGATGCGCGCCGCGGCCGGCGCCGTGGCGGTCGCCGCCGTCGACGGCGACGACCCGGGCGCGCTGCGCGAGGCGCTGGCCCGGGCGCTGGCGCCGCTGGTCGCGCCGGGCGGCGACGCCCTCGTCACCGTGCTCGTCGGGGCGGCCCCGGCGGTCGACCCGGCCGTGGTGGAGGGCTGGGTGCGCGCGGCCGCCGGCGCCGGCGTGGAGGTCGAGGCCCACGCCGGCGGCCAGGCGGCGCCGGCGCTCTGGGTGGGGGTGGAGTGA